A region of the Chryseobacterium cucumeris genome:
ATGATATACTTCTTTAGAAATTCCTTCGCCATAGTTAGGTTTAATCGCTTCAAGATACCAACCGCAAAAATCATCCCAAATTAATTTGTAGATCAAATGCAATGCATCAGAAATTCTGAATTTCTCGAATTGATCATTAATTTCAGCAATTGTTTTATTAAGCTTGTTTTCAAACCACTCAATAGCCTGATTATCGGTTTCAATAGCTGGCTTATCTTCATGATTCCACATATTGATCAGACGGAATGCATTCCAGATTTTCGTCATGAAATTTCTTCCCTGAAGCATTAAATCTTCATCAAAAAGAAGGTCATTTCCAGCTGCAGAACTCAATAGAATTCCTACACGTACTCCATCTGCTCCATATTTGTCCATTAATTCAAGAGGGTCCGGAGAGTTTCCTAAAGATTTTGACATCTTTCTTCTCTGCTTATCTCTTACAATTCCTGTAAAATAAACATTTTTAAACGGAACTTCTTTTCTGTATTCCAATCCGGCCATAATCATTCTGGCTACCCAGAAGAAAATAATATCCGGACCTGTAACCAGATCAGAAGTAGGATAATAATAGTTGATATCTTTATTTTCACGATCAAGTAATCCGTCAAAGACAGACATTGGCCACAGCCATGATGAGAACCATGTGTCTAATGCATCGTCGTCTTGTCTAAGGTTTTCTGCAGTCAGATCCGAATTTCCTGTTTTTTGTTTGGCCAGTTCTAAAGCTTCCTCTTTAGTTTCTGCCACTACGAAATCATTTTCTCCTTCTCCAAAGTAATAAGCAGGAATCTGCTGTCCCCACCACAACTGACGGGAAATATTCCAGTCACGGATGTTTTCCATCCAGTGCTTGTATGTGTTTTTGAATTTTTCAGGATAGAACTTAACCTCATCATCCATTACTACATCCAAAGCGGGTTTAGCAATTTCAGACATTTTTAGGAACCATTGTACTGAAACTTTAGGCTCAATAACGGCTCCAGTTCTCTCGGAAGTTCCTACTTTATTTACGTAGTCTTCAGCTTTCAGCAAAAGATCTTTTTCTTCAAGTTCTTTTGCAATCTGCTTTCTTACGTCAAATCTGTTTTTCCCTGCGTAATGTAAACCATGCTCATTAAGATTTCCGTCATCATCCAGCGCATCAATCATTTTCAGCTGATGTTTCTGTCCGATTTCGTAGTCATTAACGTCATGTGCAGGAGTAATTTTCAAAGCTCCTGTTCCGAATTCAATGTCAACATATTCATCTTCAATGATTGGGATTACTCTGTCAACAATCGGTACGATTACATTTTTACCTTTCAGGTGTGCATATCTTTCATCATTCGGATTGATACATACCGCTGTATCCCCGAAAATAGTTTCAGGACGTGTAGTAGCTACTGAAAGGAACTCTTCTGAACCTTCAATCTTATATTTAAGGAAATATAATTTCCCGTTTTGCTCTTTAAAGATTACTTCTTCGTCAGAGATATTCGTTTTCGCTTCCGGATCCCAGTTCACCATTCTATAGCCTCTGTAGATGAGTCCTTTATTATATAGGTCTACGAAACTTTTGATAACCTGCTGCGAAAGTTTATCTTCCATAGTGAACCGGGTTCTGTCCCAGTCACATGAACATCCCAGTTTTTTCAACTGCTCAAGGATAGTTCCTCCGTATTTGTGAGTCCAGTCCCATGCGTGGGCTAAAAACTCTTCACGGGTAATATCTGACTTATTGATTCCTTCAGACTTCAATTTAGCAACAACTTTAGCTTCAGTAGCAATTGAAGCATGGTCTGTTCCCGGAATCCAACAAGCATTAAACCCGCGCATTCTTGCACGGCGGACCAGAACATCTTGAAGGGTATTGTTCAACATATGCCCCATGTGTAGTATCCCCGTCACGTTTGGCGGAGGAATAACCACGGTATAGGGTGGTTTGTCGTTAGGTTCTGAGTGGAAATATTTGTTTTCCAGCCAGTAATTGTACCATTTCTGTTCTGTTTCCTGTGGATTGTACTTTTCTGAAATCTGCATAAATTCTATTTCTTTGGCTTGCAATTTGCAAAAATAGTCTAAAGAAAAAAATTTTTAAGCATGAATTAAAATAATTTTTAACTTTGTTTCACAAAATTTATCTAACAAACGTATTAACATTCAAGAATATGAAAAAATTAATTGCAGGAATTGCACTATTCGGGACATTTGCTCTGGCATCTGCACAAACCATTACATTTGATAAAACGACTTTCGATTATGGTACTATCAAGCCTAATGCTGATGGTACAAGATTCTTTACAGTAACGAATTCAGGGGATAAGCCTTTGATTCTTTCAAATGTAAAACCTTCTTGTGGATGTACAACTCCTGAATTCAGCCAGGATCCTATCATGCCTGGAAAGTCTGCGAAGATCAAGGTTGGATACAATACAGCGATCCCCGGCCCTTTCAACAAAATGATTGAGGT
Encoded here:
- a CDS encoding valine--tRNA ligase, with the protein product MQISEKYNPQETEQKWYNYWLENKYFHSEPNDKPPYTVVIPPPNVTGILHMGHMLNNTLQDVLVRRARMRGFNACWIPGTDHASIATEAKVVAKLKSEGINKSDITREEFLAHAWDWTHKYGGTILEQLKKLGCSCDWDRTRFTMEDKLSQQVIKSFVDLYNKGLIYRGYRMVNWDPEAKTNISDEEVIFKEQNGKLYFLKYKIEGSEEFLSVATTRPETIFGDTAVCINPNDERYAHLKGKNVIVPIVDRVIPIIEDEYVDIEFGTGALKITPAHDVNDYEIGQKHQLKMIDALDDDGNLNEHGLHYAGKNRFDVRKQIAKELEEKDLLLKAEDYVNKVGTSERTGAVIEPKVSVQWFLKMSEIAKPALDVVMDDEVKFYPEKFKNTYKHWMENIRDWNISRQLWWGQQIPAYYFGEGENDFVVAETKEEALELAKQKTGNSDLTAENLRQDDDALDTWFSSWLWPMSVFDGLLDRENKDINYYYPTSDLVTGPDIIFFWVARMIMAGLEYRKEVPFKNVYFTGIVRDKQRRKMSKSLGNSPDPLELMDKYGADGVRVGILLSSAAGNDLLFDEDLMLQGRNFMTKIWNAFRLINMWNHEDKPAIETDNQAIEWFENKLNKTIAEINDQFEKFRISDALHLIYKLIWDDFCGWYLEAIKPNYGEGISKEVYHKTIYFFEELMKLLHPFMPFQSEEIWQLISERSIDDALVIAQQKNAESFNEEVIKNFEITAELISGVRNYRQTKGISPREAVEVYTNASEFANEAVVRKLANVSDIHFGQKTDKPSFTFLVGATEVSIPLSENLDLGEEKAKTEEELKYLKGFLVSVEKKLSNEKFVANAKPEIVEVERQKQKDAQDKIAILEEKLKSL
- a CDS encoding DUF1573 domain-containing protein gives rise to the protein MKKLIAGIALFGTFALASAQTITFDKTTFDYGTIKPNADGTRFFTVTNSGDKPLILSNVKPSCGCTTPEFSQDPIMPGKSAKIKVGYNTAIPGPFNKMIEVFSNDPANNRSVIYIKGNVDANAPEPKVLTPAEQKEAAKAEKKAAKLAKKTAAK